In the genome of Hemiscyllium ocellatum isolate sHemOce1 chromosome 12, sHemOce1.pat.X.cur, whole genome shotgun sequence, one region contains:
- the lacc1 gene encoding purine nucleoside phosphorylase LACC1 translates to MVEVVLIDFSDIHYDYIQKWLCSAVDVMSMCSLTESPNVFMMSSQGNTDIANNDLQTYLLQLSEQVEMPKGNLEVLVQASFAATLYTIKQKIDKQNLSNIQVIVSIGRKATLELYVQQLFTAIYEFTFETLVIGNEGEIKPQSPGKECVLLSQQRDDIWNDIWMFLAQLKGVMGEIVILKSLLIPDLFLHGFTTRTGGISYLPGLSSLNLFSSRKRRDPKAVVTENIRRLSISAGFNPQIFCLAKVSHGNCVWSLGKPEPENYDAIVTNQKGVTLAAPGADCIPLLFADPVQHVCGMAHAGWKGTLAGVAMATVTAMTTEFGCQVKDILVAMGPCVGPCCFTLHQEAAQEFMKIEPSCVKMADSLRPSVDLRRTTRVLLECGGILSENISDDSTSSRYGAVSVCTACHPGAFFSHTRDGSNFGTQVGFISVQG, encoded by the exons ATGGTCGAAGTGGTTCTGATTGACTTTTCTGATATTCACTATGATTACATCCAGAAGTGGCTGTGCAGTGCAGTGGATGTAATGAGCATGTGCAGTCTGACTGAGTCTCCAAATGTGTTCATGATGTCCAGCCAGGGCAACACAGACATTGCGAACAACGACCTCCAGACATATTTGCTTCAATTATCAGAGCAGGTTGAAATGCCAAAAGGCAACCTTGAGGTGTTAGTCCAGGCCAGTTTTGCTGCTACATTGTACACGATCAAACAGAAGATAGACAAACAGAACCTGAGCAACATTCAGGTGATCGTGTCCATAGGGAGGAAAGCCACACTCGAGCTCTATgtacaacaactatttacagcaATTTATGAATTCACATTTGAGACCCTTGTCATTGGGAATGAAGGAGAAATAAAGCCACAGTCGCCAGGAAAAGAATGTGTCCTCCTGAGCCAACAAAGAGATGACATTTGGAACGACATCTGGATGTTCTTGGCGCAACTCAAAGGGGTTATGGGGGAGATTGTCATTCTCAAATCTCTGCTGATCCCAG ATTTATTTCTTCATGGCTTCACGACCAGAACAGGTGGTATATCCTACCTACCAGGTCTGAGTTCCTTAAACCTCTTCAGTAGCCGGAAACGGAGAGACCCGAAAGCTGTGGTTACAGAGAATATCCGACGCTTGAGCATCAGTGCAGGATTTAACCCTCAAATCTTCTGCCTTGCAAAG GTAAGCCATGGGAATTGTGTCTGGAGCCTGGGGAAGCCAGAACCTGAAAACTATGATGCCATTGTGACCAATCAGAAAGGTGTCACTCTAGCAGCGCCGGGAGCAGACTGCATTCCACTGCTGTTTGCTGATCCTGTCCAACATGTTTGTGGGATGGCACATGCAG GTTGGAAGGGAACGTTGGCAGGAGTCGCCATGGCAACAGTGACCGCAATGACAACTGAATTTGGATGCCAGGTGAAAGATATTCTCGTGGCGATGGGTCCTTGTGTGGGCCCTTGTTGCTTCACTCTCCACCAAGAGGCTGCCCAGGAGTTTATGAAGATTGAGCCCAGCTGTGTAAAAATGGCCGACTCTCTACGCCCTTCTGTAGATCTCCGACGAACAACCAG GGTTTTACTAGAATGCGGAGGGATTCTCTCTGAAAACATCAGTGATGACTCCACAAGCAGTAGATATGGAGCAGTGAGTGTCTGCACGGCCTGTCACCCAGGTGCCTTTTTCTCCCATACTCGGGATGGGAGCAACTTTGGAACTCAAGTTGGATTCATCTCTGTCCAGGGCTAG